One Brassica napus cultivar Da-Ae chromosome C4, Da-Ae, whole genome shotgun sequence genomic region harbors:
- the LOC106446992 gene encoding probable poly(ADP-ribose) glycohydrolase 2, with product MSFWKFGKAKRMEKKEYLGSFLKYLPLVAQSSSLAWPPSVEQELQTISEGPTKSMVNSGEVLASHITNMRKSLSLDACDLSPNPLLQGYATFFDKKISREESAKFFGEVVPALCGLLLQLPSMLETHYQNADHVLDGVTSGLRLLAPQEAGVVFLSQELIAALLACSFFCLFPEADRRSKHLQSINFDDLIWFPFMSYCSKRENKIRCLLHYFERVCQCMPTGFVSFERKVLPRGHKHNPHYVSYPDAEYWAKSTTPLCSVEIHTSGAIEDQPGEALEVDFADEYIGGLTLSYDTLQEEIRFVINPELIAGMIFLPRMDVNEAIEIVGVERFSRYTGYGPSFQYAGDYTDEKDFDAFKRRKTRVIAIDALPNPGSTQYKPERLLREINKAFSGYLHQCKHQAGPPPSSAVESSKRWCMDDHEEKIGVATGNWGCGVFGGDPEVKIMLQWLAISQSGRPFMSYYTFGLQALQNVNQVIERIGLQEMKVGELWSKLVEYSAERLSRSTRLGFFSWFMASLSATN from the exons ATGTCTTTCTGGAAATTTGGAAAGGCGAAAAGGATGGAGAAGAAGGAATATCTTGGGTCGTTTCTTAAGTATTTGCCTCTTGTGGCTCAGTCTTCATCTCTAGCCTGGCCACCTTCTGTTGAGCAAGAGCTCCAAACAATCTCCGAGGGACCGACCAAGTCTATGGTCAACTCTGGCGAGGTTCTTGCCTCGCATATCACGAACATGCGCAAGTCCCTCTCCTTGGATGCATGTGATCTCTCACCTAATCCATTACTACAAGGGTATGCTACTTTCTTTGACAAG AAAATTTCCAGAGAAGAATCAGCTAAGTTTTTTGGTGAGGTGGTTCCTGCGTTGTGCGGATTACTTCTCCAGTTACCTTCAATGTTAGAAACGCATTATCAGAATGCAGACCATGTTCTTGATGGAGTTACATCCGGCCTTCGCCTATTAGCCCCTCAAGAAGCTGGCGTCGTGTTTCTTAGCCAGGAGTTGATTGCAGCTCTTCTTGCATGTtccttcttttgtttgtttcctGAAGCTGACAGACGCTCAAAGCATCTTCAAAGCATCAACTTTGATGATTTGATTTG gtttccGTTTATGAGTTACTGCTCGAAGCGGGAAAACAAAATAAGATGTCTTCTCCATTACTTTGAAAGAGTATGTCAATGTATGCCCACCGGCTTTGTTTCATTTGAGAGGAAAGTTCTTCCGCGAGGACACAAACATAATCCTCACTATGTTTCTTATCCTGACGCTGAGTACTGGGCCAAATCCACCACCCCGCTTTGCTCCGTTGAG ATTCATACCTCAGGAGCTATAGAAGATCAACCTGGTGAAGCTCTTGAAGTGGATTTTGCAGATGAGTATATTGGAGGCCTTACTCTGAGTTATGATACTCTACAG GAAGAAATAAGGTTTGTGATTAATCCAGAACTTATAGCCGGGATGATCTTCTTGCCACGTATGGATGTAAATGAAGCTATTGAGATTGTTGGTGTTGAAAGATTTTCACGTTACACAGG GTATGGACCTTCGTTCCAATACGCTGGCGATTACACAGACGAGAAAGACTTTGACGCTTTCAAGAGGAGAAAGACAAGAGTCATAGCGATAGATGCACTTCCCAACCCAGGAAGTACACAGTACAAACCTGAGCGCCTACTTCG AGAGATTAACAAGGCCTTTAGCGGATACTTGCATCAATGTAAACATCAAGCTGGTCCTCCTCCATCGTCAGCTGTAGAAAGCTCAAAAAGATGGTGTATGGATGATCATGAAGAGAAGATTGGTGTAGCTACAGGGAACTGGGGTTGCGGTGTGTTTGGAGGCGATCCAGAAGTAAAGATCATGCTTCAGTGGCTTGCCATTTCACAG TCTGGAAGACCATTCATGTCATACTACACATTTGGACTTCAAGCCTTGCAAAATGTCAATCAG GTGATTGAAAGGATTGGTCTGCAAGAAATGAAGGTAGGAGAGCTTTGGAGTAAGCTAGTGGAGTATTCTGCAGAGAGGTTAAGCAGAAGCACAAGGCTTGGCTTCTTCTCTTGGTTCATGGCCTCACTCTCTGCCACCAATTGA